A single window of Halobacterium jilantaiense DNA harbors:
- a CDS encoding 3'-5' exonuclease family protein gives MVLESVAFDIETTGFGVDDAVTVVGFAVPMGVRVFVQTGGRSVTGLETRVRERVDEHVVVSVHESERELLEGVGEFVGRRLCDREVLLLAYNGERWKSGFDLPFLRTRLAQHGLAWPFSDVPYADLMPLISRRFNTTRSDASGDESQSDLVGVYETLCGGEYSGLDPFEASKEAVSAFEAGRFGDVVVHNVADVLRTQALGRLAESYCSKSDFNVKSLTPTITDS, from the coding sequence GTGGTGCTCGAATCGGTCGCCTTCGATATTGAGACGACCGGGTTCGGCGTCGATGATGCAGTGACGGTGGTCGGGTTCGCAGTGCCGATGGGTGTCCGGGTGTTCGTGCAGACGGGTGGCCGGTCGGTGACCGGGCTTGAGACACGAGTGCGGGAGCGTGTTGACGAGCACGTGGTGGTGTCCGTCCACGAGAGTGAACGAGAATTGTTGGAGGGGGTGGGAGAGTTTGTTGGGCGGAGGCTCTGTGACCGCGAGGTCCTGTTGCTGGCGTACAATGGTGAGCGGTGGAAGTCGGGGTTTGACTTGCCGTTCCTGCGGACGCGCCTCGCCCAACATGGCCTCGCGTGGCCGTTCAGCGACGTCCCGTACGCGGACCTGATGCCACTCATCTCCCGGCGATTCAACACCACTAGGAGTGACGCGAGCGGCGATGAGTCCCAGTCAGACTTGGTGGGGGTGTATGAGACGCTGTGCGGTGGCGAGTACAGTGGCCTCGATCCGTTCGAGGCGAGCAAGGAGGCCGTATCGGCGTTCGAGGCCGGGCGGTTCGGTGACGTGGTGGTGCACAACGTGGCGGATGTGTTGCGGACGCAGGCGCTCGGCCGGCTCGCGGAATCGTACTGCAGTAAATCAGATTTCAACGTGAAATCACTCACGCCAACAATCACAGACTCATGA
- a CDS encoding TATA-box-binding protein, with protein MEIVSTMGTGSLGRELNLEPLVSDLQSQNGGVVDANFHGDAMVTIRLEEGGPAYTIYRTGSFQIRGAETEEGLARAERRFREELDELKIEIDGYDFEHVTSVFMESLDRRVDLETAMIALGLENSEYEPEQFPGLIYRPPSFEVTLLVFASGKIIIGGTTDRSQALDAVDHLREQLSTIERV; from the coding sequence ATGGAGATCGTTAGTACAATGGGGACCGGTTCGCTCGGGCGCGAACTGAACTTAGAGCCTCTCGTCAGCGATCTGCAGTCACAAAATGGTGGGGTAGTAGATGCGAATTTTCATGGAGACGCTATGGTGACCATCCGATTAGAGGAAGGTGGACCCGCCTACACAATCTATCGAACTGGGTCGTTCCAAATCCGAGGTGCCGAGACTGAAGAGGGGTTGGCTCGGGCTGAGAGACGTTTCCGAGAGGAATTAGATGAACTTAAAATCGAAATAGACGGTTACGATTTTGAACATGTAACTTCGGTATTCATGGAATCTCTTGACCGAAGGGTGGATCTTGAAACTGCGATGATCGCTCTTGGTCTGGAAAATTCCGAATATGAGCCGGAGCAATTCCCCGGGCTCATTTATCGCCCTCCCTCTTTCGAGGTCACCTTGCTGGTCTTCGCAAGCGGGAAGATCATCATTGGTGGAACTACTGACCGGAGCCAAGCTCTTGATGCGGTGGATCACCTACGGGAACAGTTGAGTACCATTGAACGCGTTTAA
- a CDS encoding TATA-box-binding protein: protein MVSVENVVASGSLGIELDLETVARELSEVVDYDPEKYPGAYFRLDDSAPLITVYRTGKYIITGADSADEASATRSEFLRLLTNQSILPKAEDEWYKIQNYVCMEDIGQQLNLSALAIGLGLEITEYEPEQFPGLIYRPTDHDCVLLIFGSGKVIITGAKDVDSAEESVTGLLEQIDSLF, encoded by the coding sequence ATGGTCAGCGTGGAGAACGTCGTCGCTTCGGGCTCTCTGGGTATAGAGCTAGACCTTGAGACCGTAGCACGTGAATTGAGTGAAGTCGTTGACTACGACCCAGAGAAATATCCAGGTGCCTACTTCCGTCTTGATGACTCTGCACCGCTGATCACGGTTTACCGTACGGGCAAGTACATTATCACTGGAGCAGACTCAGCGGACGAAGCATCTGCTACTCGCTCGGAATTCCTCCGATTACTCACAAACCAGAGTATCCTTCCGAAGGCCGAGGACGAGTGGTATAAAATTCAGAACTATGTCTGTATGGAAGACATTGGCCAACAACTGAATCTCTCAGCGCTTGCTATCGGACTGGGGCTAGAAATCACTGAGTATGAGCCAGAGCAGTTTCCTGGATTAATCTATCGACCAACAGACCATGACTGTGTGCTGTTAATCTTCGGTTCTGGAAAGGTGATTATTACTGGGGCAAAAGACGTTGATTCGGCTGAGGAGTCAGTCACTGGCCTCTTAGAGCAGATTGATTCTCTCTTCTAA